ATTCTGCCTCCTGGGGGTGAAGATGTACGATGCAGAGGGAGAGGTAATTATCCCCAAAAGGAGCAGGTTACCCCCAGTGTTAGTGATAAGGAATTAGGGGCAATTAGTGAGAACAGATACCCCGCCCCCTccttatacagggaactctgggggtatcactcatgtattataagggataatgtaccccctactgtaaatgataaggatattagcagtcactgaggggttctgtgccccccatataaaggcacaaggctgcaggctgagttatacagggaactctgagtatcactcatgtattataagggataatgtaccccctactgtaaatgataaggatattagcagtcactgaggggttctgtgccccccatataaaggcacaaggctgcaggctgagttatacagggaactctgagtatcactcatgtattataagggataatgtaccccctactgtaaatgataaggatattagcagtcactgaggggttctgtgccccccatataaaggcacaaggctgcaggctgagttatacagggaactctgagtatcactcatgtattataagggataatgtaccccctactgtaaatgataaggatattagcagtcactgaggggttctgtgccccccatataaaggcacaaggctgcaggctgagttatacagggaactctgagtatcactcatgtattataagggataatgtaccccctactgtaaatgataaggatattagcagtcactgaggggttctgtgccccccatataaaggcacaaggctgcaggctgagttatacagggaactctgagtatcactcatgtattataagggataatgtaccccctactgtaaatgataaggatattagcagtcactgaggggttctgtgcccatataaaggcacaaggctgcaggctgagttatacagggaactctgagtatcactcatgtattataagggataggtAGGTAGGGGTGGGTAggcaggggtgggtaggggtaggTAGGGGTTGGTAGGTTGGGGTAGGTAGGTTGGGGTAGGTAGGGGTGGGGAGGCAGGGGTAggtaggggtgggtaggggtaggcaggggtaggtaggggtgggtaggggtaggcaggggtgggtaggggtagttaggggtgggtaggggttGGTAGGTATGGGTAggcaggggtgggtaggggtaggcaggggtgggtaggggtaggtagggaggggtaggcaggggtgggtaggggtagtTAGGGGTTGGTAGGCAGGGGTGGGTAGGGTAggcaggggtgggtaggggtaggtagggaggggtaggtaggggtaggcagggctaggtaggggtaggcaggggtgggtaggggttggtaggcaggggtgggtaggggtaggcaggggtgggtaggggtaggcaggggtgggtaggggtaggCAGTGGTGGGTAGGGGTAGGTAGGGAGGGGTAggtaggggtgggtaggggtaggCAGTGGTGGGTAGGGGTAGGTAGggaggggtaggtaggggtaggtagggaggggtaggtaggggtgggtaggggtaggcaggggtgggtaggggtaggcaggggtgggtaggggtgggtaggtaggggtgggtaggggtaggcaggggtAAGTAGGCAGGAGGGTAGGTAGGGGTAAGTGACCCTTCCCATCCCGTATTCCAGGCGCTGCTAATGGCCCACGCGCTGAGGAGGATTCACTACACGACTTTCCGGCCTGACGACTCCCAGTTCGCGTTCGTGTCCCGtaacccccactgcccccaactCTTCTGCCACCTGTTTGTGGGGGGCCAGCCTAGTGAGGTACGGAGCTACGGGGGCCCCCGGGGGCCAATATTCCTGCGCAGTCGGTAACCCATATTGTCATTGGCGCCGGTGCCACGTTGCTCGGCATCTATAACTGCCCCCCCGGTTCCTCTCGCCCCCCAGGCCCAGGTGCTGAACCTGCTGTTGTGCCGCGCCTTCCAGCTCCAGTACTTGGCCCGGCACCCGGAGCATCGGGGTCCCACCCTCTCGGCACCGAGGAAAAGCCCCGGGGTGGGGCGGGAGCCATTGGACCCTGAAGTGGTGTCTCCCAGTGTCAATGCCCTGATATCATTCAGGCGGGTCCCTCTGTCTGTAGGGGAGGAGCCAGGGGCCCCCATATCCGTGAGTATCTCTCTCTCCCTATATATCTATGAACTGCCTGATACCCCAACACTGGGCACCCCATATACACTGCCAGAGACTGTTTGcgcaacctccccccccccccggtaagtgaatccaatctccccccagtacttacccaggtacagagctctgattctctgtacttcctgctcctgggctgctctctttcccatggtcaggcaggaacctccccctgggtaagtgaatccaatctccccccagtacttacccaggtacagagctctgattctctgtacttcctgctcctgggctgctctctttcccatggtcagacaggaacctccccctgggtaagtgaatccaatctccccccagtacttacccaggtacagagctctgattctctgtacttcctgctcctgggctgctctctttcccatggtcaggcaggaacccccccccccccccgggtaagtgaatccaatctccccccagtacttacccaggtacagagctctgattctctgtacttcctgctcctgggctgctctctttcccatggtcaggcaggaacctccccccgggtaagtgaatccaatctcccccccagtacttaaccaggtacagagctctgattctctgtacttcctgctcctgggctgctctctttcccatggtcaggcaggaacctccccctgggtaagtgaatccaatctccccccagtacttacccaggtacagagctctgattctctgtacttcctgctcttcTTCTTAAccataggaaagagagcagcccaggagcaggaagtacagagaatcagagctctgtacctgggtaagtactggggggagattggattcactaacccagggggagattcctgcctgaccatgggaaagagagcagcccaggagcagagtcctctatcaaaagaaacacaggatttcttgtctccttttgtgccacatgttcttctgtgtcagacttcctgctctcagaaaaatccatcAGGGCACGGCACAAGCATGCTCAGTTcattcctctctccccctcccctctctgctgtaatctgagctataagcgccagagctgcagcaggaagctactgagaccaaactaaaatggcggCTGCTATGTTAAACCAacagagggagctgctagggctgttactcaggcaggtaaagctttatgcagaataaatacagtctctagggggcactaatgtggtgaatctattggcagtaaaatgcctttccttctcctttaatacctttGCCCAATGGTACAGCCCAGCTCTACAGAACCTCTCGCACCAATCCCGTGCCAGTAATATTACCTTTATTTTACCGTTTTGGATATTTCTGTGCAACAGGCGGATTTGCCCCCCAGTGTGAGCAGAAGCGCCTCCCTGGGCACTGCCAGTTGTTACCCCACCCTGGTACGGAAGAAAGCGATTCGCAGCAAAGTCCTGCGCTCCGGAGCCTATCGCAGCCCTGGGTCCCACATGCAGCTGACTGCCGAGTTAGAGACCTGCAGAGAGCAAGAGGGTAAGTACATAATTAcccccagggggaggggcctgaccatgggaaagagagcagcccaggagcaggaagtacagagaatcagagctctgtacctgggtaagtactgggggggagattggattcacttacccagggggaggttcctgtctgaccatgggaaagagagcagcccaggagcaggaagtacagagaatcagagctctgtacctgggtaagtactagggggagattggattcacttacccaggggggggggtcctgcctgaccatgggaaagagagcagcccaggagcaggaagtacagagaatcagagctctgtacctgggtaagtactggggggagattggattcacttacccaggggaggttcctgtctgaccatgggaaagagagcagcccaggagcaggaagtacagagaatcagagctctgtacctgggtaagtactgggggcgagattggattcacttacccagggggaggttcctgtctgaccatgggaaagagagcagcccaggagcaggaagtacagagaatcagagctctgtacctgggtaagtactggggggagattggattcacttacccagggggggggttcctgcctgaccatgggaaagagagcagcccaggagcaggaagtacagagaatcagagctctgtacctgggtaagtactgggggggagattggattcacttacccagggggggggttcctgcctgaccatgggaaagagagcagcccaggagcaggaagtacagagaatcagagctctgtacctgggtaagtactggggggagattggattcacttacccggggggggggggtatataacaTATATAGTGATATTGTGTATCTGGTTCTTTCAGACCCACCGAAATGGATTTTACCAGAACTCTCTGAGAAGATGGAGAGGCTGCAGGACGGTGTCTGGTTCTGTGAGGGAATGAACTGGTAGGGCCCCTCTCATTTCCCAGGAGGCTTTGTGCCTGTACCCTGGCTCCCCAGAGAGCTGACATTGATGTGCCAGACctgcccttagattgtaagctctgcgtgCCCGGGAACTGCCCCCGTGGCTCTGTACCTGTGCACTTCCTGTTCCCACTACTGTCACTGTATGTCAGTATGCACAGTGCTGTGTACTGTAACCCCTATATACTGTACCTACACACAtacctacctgcctacctacacacatacctacctacctacacacctacctacctacacacacatacctacctacacacacatacctacctacctacacacctacctacctacacacacatacctacctacacacacatacctacctacctacaaacatacctacctacctacacacatacctacctacctacacacatacctacctacctacacacctacctacctacacacacatacctacctacacacacatacctacctacctacaaacatacctacctacctacacacatacctacctacctacacacatacctacctacctacacacatacatacctacctacacacatacctacctacacacatacctacctacgcacatacctacatacctacctacgCACATACCTTCCtacacacatacctacctacacacatacctacctacctacacacatacctacctacctacacacatacctacctacctacacacatacctacctacctacacacatacatacctacgcacatacctacatacctacctacgCACATACCTGCCtacacacatacctacctacctacctacacacatacctacctacctacacacatacatacctacGCACATACCTACATACCTGCCtacacacatacctacctacctacctacctacacacacatacctacctacctacacacatacatacctacGCACATACCTACCTACGCACATACCTGCCtacacacatacctacctacctacctacacacatacatacctacGCACATACCTACATACCTGCCTACACACATACCTGCCtacacacatacctacctacctacacacatacctacctacctacacacatacatacctacctacctacctacacacatacatacctacacacatacctacctacctacctatacaCATACCTACCTACGCACATAccttcctacctacctacctacgtGTGCCTGTTCCTTCTCCAGGGAAGCAGCCATGTATCTCCTGCAGCGAGACAGACTGGGGGCGTATTTCCTTCACACAGACCCCGTGTCTCTCGGCCGCTGGACACTGTTCACAAAGACGCAGTGCGGGGTCATTCCTTACAGTGTGTGCCAGGGGCAGGAAGGCAGTTACCACCTGGAGGTAGgtgatttatttagataaagggGCTTCTCCTATTGAGGGGGTCCCACCTGCTACACGGTATGTACACGTGTGGGTTCTGTGGCGCGTGGGTGGCAGAGAGAGGGAAGCGACAGTGTTGGGTGCCAGTTGGTCAGGGCGGGTCAGTAGGGGCACCTACCCAGCACAAACATTGGGCGTTTGTACTAAGCTGTGGGGCGCCCGGCTGTATCAGCCAGAGAGGGTTAATGTCGGTAACGGTGACAGTAAAGGGGGAACATTCTGGCACATTGGGTTCGCTGGGTTCTTGAGCTGTTCTGGAGCACTGGAACCAAATGGTCCGGCTCGGGGTCCCTACAGCTGATGCAAATGGAAAACATAGGGGCAATATATCTATGGCAGTGGTTCTAGACTGTGAGCCAGACAGCCCAAGGGTtactaactgccccccaatacccCATTATATAGCCCAGCCAATCAGTGGGGAACCCACAGCGACCTCACATTTCCTACATGTTCGGTATGGAGGGTCcagtaattgggggggggggggttgccctgGTTCTGCTGGGGAGTGGGCCATGCTGGGGGGCTATGGAGGTGGGTTCAGTACAATATGGGGGCCCATGGGCCAGTATGGACCTGTCACTAAGTAGGAACTCGGGGTAAGAAAGCTTTCCCCCCAATATAGGGGCAAGAACAgatacccccccccagggcagaaATATACTGTGATCCTCTATTGGGTTTTCTAGGAATGTGCGGTGGCCAAGTTGGGTTTCCTAGAGGGGAATGGGCGGTGGCCAAGTTGGGTTTCCTAGAGGGGAATGGGCGGTGGCCAAGTTGGGTTTCCTAGAGGGGAATGGGCGGTGGTCTAGGGGGGCTCAGACACTTCCGCtgggttagtttgcctttatttctTTCAGCACCTCCAGGAGGAGTTTGGGAGCCTGGCAGCCCTGGTGGGGCATCACTCGGGCTCCGACAGCAGCCTCTTGTACCCCCTCGCCCCCGGTCGTATTAACCCTTGCTATGAGCCCCAGGAGCCGAGCGCCGAGCAGTCGTCACAAGTCTCCCACGGTTACCCACAAGGACCCTGTGCACAGAACTGCCCCCCTACACCCCAGGAAACCCCCCAAACTGAAGTTGGGACATAACATAACATAGAAGTGACTGTAAGCTCTGGGGGTCTTTATTGTAGCTATGAGCTGTGACTGGCAACTGGGGGCAGCACTCGGGGGCAGATACTCCCCGCAGCTCAGTCAGTGGGGGTATTAGCGGCACTCGGGGGCAGATACTCCCTGCAGCTCAGTCAGTGGGGGTATTAGCGGCACTCGGGGGCAGATACTCCCTGCAGCTCAGTCAGTGGGGGTATTAGCGGCACTCAGGGGCAGATACTCCCCGCAGCTCAGTCAGTGGGGGTATTAGCGGCACTCGGGGGCAGATACTCCCTGCAGCTCAGTCAGTGGGGGTATTAGCGGCACTCGGGGGCAGATACTCCCTGCAGCTCAGTCAGTGGGGGTATTAGCGGCACTCGGGGGCAGATACTCCCTGCAGCTCAGTCAGTGGGGGTATTAGCGGCACTCGGGGGCAGATACTCCCTGCAGCTCAGTCAGTGGGGGTATTAGCGGCACTCGGGGGCAGATACTCCCCGCAGCTCAGTCAGTGGGGGTATTAGCGGCACTCGGGGGCAGATACTCCCCGcagctcagtcagtggggtaTTAGCGGCACTCGGGGGCAGATACTCCCTGCAGCTCAGTCAGTGGGGGTATTAGCGGCACTCGGGGGGCAGATACTCCCTGCAGCTCAGTCAGCGGGGGTATTAGCGGCACTCGGGGGcagatacccccactgactgaGCTGCAGGGAGTATTAGCGGCACTCAGGGGCAGATACTCCCTGCAGCTCAGTCAGTGGGGGTATTAGCGGCACTCAGGGGGCAGATACTCCCTGCAGCTCAGTCAGCGGGGGTATTAGCGGCACTCGGGGGCAGATACTCCCTGCAGCTCAGTCAGTGGGGGTATTAGCGGCACTCAGGGGCAGATACTCCCTGCAGCTCAGTCAGTGGGGGTATTAGCGGCACTCGGGGCAGATACTCCCTGCAGCTCAGTCAGTGGGGGTATTAGCGGCACTCGGGGGCAGATACTCCCTGCAGCTCAGTCAGTGGGGGTATTAGCGGCACTCGGGGGGGCAGATACTCCCTGCAGCTCAGTCAGTGGGGGTATTAGCGGCACTCGGGGGCAGATACTCCCCGCAGCTCAGTCAGCGGGGGTATTAGCGGCACTCAGGGGCAGATACTCCCTGCAGCTCAGTCAGTGGGGGTATTAGCGGCACTCAGGGGCAGATACTCCCTGTAATTACTGTACATAGTCCCTGAATCCCCCCGATAAACACAGGTTCCTGTGGGGAAGGGGCGGCTGGAGTTTGGGTTTCAGTCTGAGCCCCGGGGTATCTGTGGGGCACAAACAGTGAGATGTTACCCCAGGGCAGGGCAATAGGTGCTGTACAGACCCAAGTGGATATAAATCTCCTCCCACTGGCACTGACTCCTcattcattggttgctatggtgtgTGCTGTTAGTAACGGGCGGGGGGGAGTCATTCAGGACCCACAGGAACTGTGCGTGTGTTTATGGCTACCAAACTGCGCCGGGGGCTACTTACTGTCACTACAAACAATTGCCCCACCCCCCAGGAAAGTGGCCTCTTGGTGGAATGGGGGGTATCAGTACCCAGCGGGGGGCAGTTTAGGGTTAATAACACACACAGGGTAAATCCCTAGGGACCGGGCACTTTCCGCGCCGCTCAGGCGGAGTATTGGCAGCCGGTCCCTTGCACCAAGCACGTCATCGCGCTGCGTCGGAGCCGGTTGCTAGGCAACAAGTAACGCGGTGCGGGGGAGGGACAAAGAAACATCTGGGGGAGAAACGCCGGCACCGACTGAGGGGAAATCTGCCCTTACTGAGGGGGCAACTACTGAGGGGAAATCTGCCCTTACTGAGGGGGCAACTACTGAGGGGACAGGGGGGCAACTACTGAGGGGACAGGGGGCACCTACTGAGGGGACAGGGGGCACCTACTGAGGGGACAGGGGGCACCTACTGAGGGGACAGGGGGCACCTACTGAGGGGACAGGGGGCACCTACTGAGGGGACAGGGGGCACCTACTGAGGGGACAGGGGGGCACCTACTGAGGGGACAGGGGGGCACCTACTGAGGGGACAGGGGGCACCTACTGAGGGGGACAGGGGGCACCTACTGAGGGGACAGGGGGGGCACCTACTGAGGGACAGGGGCACCTACTGAGGGGACAGGGGGGCACCTACTGAGGGGACAGGGGGGCACCTACTGAGGGGACAGGGGGCTACTGAGGGGACAGGGGGCACCTACTGAGGGGACAGGGGGCACCTTACTGAGGGGACAGGGGGCACCTACTGAGGGACAGGGGGCACCTACTGAGGGGACAGGGGGCACCTACTGAGGGGACAGGGGGGGCACCTACTGAGGGGACAGGGGGCACCTACTGAGGGGACAGGGGGGCACCTACTGAGGGGACAGGGGGCACctactgagggacaggggggcacCTACTGAGGGGACAGGGGGCACCTACTGAGGGGACAGGGGGGGCACCTACTGAGGGGACAGGGGGCACCTACTGAGGGGACAGGGGGGCACCTACTGAGGGGACAGGGGGCACCTACTGAGGGGACAGGGGGGCACCTACTGAGGGGACAGGGGGGCACCTACTGAGGGGACAGGGGGCAACTATTGAGGGGC
The sequence above is a segment of the Xenopus tropicalis strain Nigerian chromosome 7, UCB_Xtro_10.0, whole genome shotgun sequence genome. Coding sequences within it:
- the sh2d5 gene encoding SH2 domain-containing protein 5 isoform X2 encodes the protein MCFLKDCPRRRPVILRFCLLGVKMYDAEGEALLMAHALRRIHYTTFRPDDSQFAFVSRNPHCPQLFCHLFVGGQPSEAQVLNLLLCRAFQLQYLARHPEHRGPTLSAPRKSPGVGREPLDPEVVSPSVNALISFRRVPLSVGEEPGAPISADLPPSVSRSASLGTASCYPTLVRKKAIRSKVLRSGAYRSPGSHMQLTAELETCREQEDPPKWILPELSEKMERLQDGVWFCEGMNWEAAMYLLQRDRLGAYFLHTDPVSLGRWTLFTKTQCGVIPYSVCQGQEGSYHLEHLQEEFGSLAALVGHHSGSDSSLLYPLAPGRINPCYEPQEPSAEQSSQVSHGYPQGPCAQNCPPTPQETPQTEVGT
- the sh2d5 gene encoding SH2 domain-containing protein 5 isoform X3; this translates as MKKETKSFCPQERLITKYTEYVGSFAVRESDWRRRIWTIEEQMCFLKDCPRRRPVILRFCLLGVKMYDAEGEAQVLNLLLCRAFQLQYLARHPEHRGPTLSAPRKSPGVGREPLDPEVVSPSVNALISFRRVPLSVGEEPGAPISADLPPSVSRSASLGTASCYPTLVRKKAIRSKVLRSGAYRSPGSHMQLTAELETCREQEDPPKWILPELSEKMERLQDGVWFCEGMNWEAAMYLLQRDRLGAYFLHTDPVSLGRWTLFTKTQCGVIPYSVCQGQEGSYHLEHLQEEFGSLAALVGHHSGSDSSLLYPLAPGRINPCYEPQEPSAEQSSQVSHGYPQGPCAQNCPPTPQETPQTEVGT
- the sh2d5 gene encoding SH2 domain-containing protein 5 isoform X1 — translated: MKKETKSFCPQERLITKYTEYVGSFAVRESDWRRRIWTIEEQMCFLKDCPRRRPVILRFCLLGVKMYDAEGEALLMAHALRRIHYTTFRPDDSQFAFVSRNPHCPQLFCHLFVGGQPSEAQVLNLLLCRAFQLQYLARHPEHRGPTLSAPRKSPGVGREPLDPEVVSPSVNALISFRRVPLSVGEEPGAPISADLPPSVSRSASLGTASCYPTLVRKKAIRSKVLRSGAYRSPGSHMQLTAELETCREQEDPPKWILPELSEKMERLQDGVWFCEGMNWEAAMYLLQRDRLGAYFLHTDPVSLGRWTLFTKTQCGVIPYSVCQGQEGSYHLEHLQEEFGSLAALVGHHSGSDSSLLYPLAPGRINPCYEPQEPSAEQSSQVSHGYPQGPCAQNCPPTPQETPQTEVGT